A region from the Stutzerimonas stutzeri genome encodes:
- a CDS encoding AMP-binding protein: MNWISLEHLLDQTPKSRPVTLAPELDHAELRQQALRLAAGLRNRGVARLAIHLEDAGELAIALLGAWRAGVTVLLPADLQPANRARLAHQADLWLTDQDGDVRIADLMAEPLAGAKLDLDQCRLLLCTSGSSGEPKLIDKRLRQLANEVETLEACWGADLGDACMIASVAAQHIYGLLFRVLWPLCAGRPFLRRAQPFSEDIQRASRQHASFCWVASPALLKRMSDNLDWPALRGVRRVFSSGGPLDADAAQRLQQRLGQLPTEIYGSSETGGIAWREGGSLWQPFPAVQLSQDEHGALRIASPCLPPGHVEQTADAAQIEADGRFELLGRLDRIVKLEEKRISLPMLEAGLATHPFVSEARLGVIVDNRAYLAALVALSEAGLHALRNGGRRALTEALRNHLANHCEALALPRRWRLVQQLPYNAQGKLPQADLERLLQAPRPLQPERVSTTEQDAQWQLKLGVPLDLAHFTGHFPHTPVLPGVVQIDWAIALARELIDDLPPCFRGMEVLKFQQLARPGDHLHLTLRFDRERSKLHFAYRNGEAPCSSGRILLGEHP; the protein is encoded by the coding sequence ATGAACTGGATTTCCCTGGAACACCTGCTCGATCAGACGCCCAAATCGCGCCCGGTCACGCTGGCCCCCGAGCTGGACCATGCCGAGCTGCGCCAGCAAGCGCTGCGCCTGGCCGCCGGGCTGCGTAACCGCGGTGTCGCCCGCCTCGCGATTCATCTGGAGGATGCGGGTGAGCTGGCCATTGCCCTGCTCGGCGCCTGGCGAGCCGGCGTAACGGTGTTGCTACCGGCCGATCTGCAACCCGCGAATCGCGCACGACTGGCCCACCAGGCCGACCTCTGGCTGACGGACCAGGACGGCGACGTGCGGATCGCGGACCTCATGGCCGAGCCGCTCGCAGGGGCGAAGCTGGATCTCGACCAGTGCCGACTGCTGCTCTGCACCTCAGGCTCCAGCGGCGAACCGAAACTGATCGACAAGCGCCTGCGTCAGTTGGCCAACGAAGTGGAAACGCTCGAAGCCTGCTGGGGCGCCGATCTCGGCGATGCCTGCATGATCGCCAGCGTCGCCGCACAGCATATTTACGGATTGCTGTTCCGGGTGCTCTGGCCGCTGTGCGCTGGCCGCCCCTTTCTGCGCCGTGCCCAGCCCTTCTCCGAAGACATCCAGCGGGCCAGCCGTCAGCACGCCAGCTTCTGCTGGGTGGCCAGCCCGGCACTGCTCAAGCGGATGAGCGATAACCTCGACTGGCCCGCCCTGCGCGGCGTGCGGCGAGTCTTTTCCTCGGGTGGCCCCCTCGATGCCGACGCCGCGCAGCGATTGCAGCAGCGTCTGGGCCAACTGCCGACGGAAATCTACGGCAGCTCGGAAACCGGCGGCATCGCCTGGCGTGAGGGTGGCAGCCTGTGGCAGCCGTTCCCCGCCGTGCAACTGAGCCAGGACGAACACGGCGCACTGCGCATCGCCTCACCTTGCCTGCCACCAGGCCATGTCGAGCAGACGGCCGATGCGGCGCAAATCGAGGCCGATGGGCGCTTCGAACTGCTCGGCCGGCTGGATCGTATCGTCAAGCTGGAAGAGAAACGCATCTCCCTGCCGATGCTGGAAGCGGGCCTGGCCACGCACCCGTTCGTCAGCGAAGCGCGCCTCGGCGTGATCGTCGACAACCGCGCCTACCTCGCGGCGCTGGTTGCCCTAAGCGAGGCCGGGCTGCATGCGCTGCGCAACGGCGGCCGACGCGCCCTGACCGAGGCACTGCGTAATCACCTGGCGAATCACTGCGAGGCGCTGGCCTTACCGCGTCGCTGGCGCCTGGTGCAGCAGCTACCTTACAACGCCCAAGGCAAGCTGCCGCAGGCCGACCTCGAGCGGCTGCTACAGGCCCCTCGCCCGTTGCAGCCCGAGCGCGTCAGTACAACCGAGCAAGACGCTCAATGGCAGCTGAAACTGGGCGTGCCGCTGGACCTCGCGCATTTCACCGGTCACTTCCCGCACACGCCTGTGCTGCCTGGCGTTGTGCAGATCGATTGGGCGATCGCGCTGGCCCGCGAGCTGATCGACGATCTGCCGCCGTGCTTTCGCGGCATGGAAGTACTCAAGTTCCAGCAGCTCGCCCGCCCGGGTGACCACCTGCACCTGACCCTGCGTTTTGACCGCGAGCGCAGCAAGCTGCACTTCGCTTACCGCAACGGCGAAGCGCCCTGCTCGTCCGGCCGCATTCTGCTGGGAGAACACCCGTGA
- a CDS encoding acyl carrier protein, with amino-acid sequence MNSRNEIFQTLRDALVELFELDPERISLEANLYQDLEIDSIDAVDLIDHIKRQTGKKIAAEEFKSVRTVGDVVEAVYRLVNPQTA; translated from the coding sequence GTGAACAGTCGCAACGAGATCTTCCAGACCCTGCGCGATGCGCTGGTCGAACTCTTCGAACTCGACCCCGAGCGCATCAGCCTTGAAGCCAATCTGTATCAGGACCTGGAAATCGACAGCATCGACGCCGTCGACCTGATCGACCACATCAAGCGCCAGACCGGCAAGAAGATCGCCGCGGAAGAATTCAAGTCGGTCCGCACCGTAGGCGATGTCGTCGAAGCGGTGTATCGCCTGGTGAACCCGCAAACGGCCTGA
- a CDS encoding phosphopantetheine-binding protein, translating to MSQLQLEIKQLIIDALGLEDLGPNDIAADQPLFGEGLGLDSVDALELGLAIQKRFGIKIDADAKDTRKHFASVDSLAAYVSANRAVA from the coding sequence ATGAGCCAACTGCAGCTTGAAATCAAGCAACTGATCATCGACGCCCTGGGTCTGGAAGACCTCGGCCCGAACGACATCGCGGCCGACCAGCCGCTCTTCGGCGAAGGGCTCGGGCTGGACTCGGTCGACGCGCTGGAACTGGGCCTGGCGATCCAGAAGCGCTTCGGCATCAAGATCGATGCCGACGCCAAGGACACGCGCAAGCATTTCGCCAGTGTCGACAGCCTGGCCGCCTACGTTAGCGCCAACCGCGCCGTCGCCTGA
- a CDS encoding lysophospholipid acyltransferase family protein — MELAANALSRPNAPWLWRLIATGLSFTLFGLGGLCLRLVVFPLLGLLPGDAVTRRRRARQTVSRLFWLFVQFMYRSGVLTYEVEGAERLGRPGQLVIANHPSLIDVVVLIALIRDANCVVKQSLWDNPFTRGPIRAAQYISNNGSAEMLDEAADALQQGQTLIIFPEGTRTTPGQAPQFHRGAAAIALRGAGLVTPVVISVTPTTLTKAEPWYRIPARRFHFHLRVGEDIDPQAFAAGKAAPIASRRLNDHLHRHFIKELALDEPTAA, encoded by the coding sequence ATGGAACTGGCAGCAAATGCACTGAGCCGTCCCAACGCACCCTGGCTATGGCGCCTGATCGCCACCGGGCTGTCGTTCACCCTGTTCGGCCTCGGCGGGCTTTGCCTGCGCCTGGTCGTGTTCCCTCTGCTCGGGCTGTTGCCCGGCGATGCCGTCACGCGCCGCCGGCGGGCACGCCAGACCGTGAGCCGGCTGTTCTGGCTGTTCGTCCAGTTCATGTACCGCAGCGGCGTGCTGACTTACGAAGTCGAAGGCGCCGAGCGCCTGGGCCGCCCCGGCCAACTGGTGATCGCCAACCATCCCTCGCTGATCGACGTGGTCGTGCTGATCGCGCTGATCCGCGATGCCAATTGCGTCGTCAAACAGAGTCTCTGGGACAACCCCTTCACCCGAGGGCCGATCCGCGCCGCGCAATACATCAGCAACAACGGCAGCGCCGAGATGCTCGATGAAGCCGCCGACGCGCTGCAACAGGGCCAGACACTGATCATCTTTCCCGAAGGCACGCGCACCACGCCCGGCCAGGCGCCGCAGTTCCATCGGGGCGCGGCGGCAATCGCCCTGCGCGGCGCGGGCCTGGTCACGCCGGTGGTGATCAGCGTGACGCCGACCACCCTGACCAAGGCCGAGCCCTGGTATCGCATTCCGGCAAGGCGCTTTCACTTCCATCTGCGCGTCGGTGAGGACATCGATCCGCAGGCATTCGCTGCAGGGAAAGCGGCGCCCATCGCCTCGCGGCGACTCAACGACCATCTGCACCGACACTTCATAAAGGAGCTCGCACTCGATGAGCCAACTGCAGCTTGA
- a CDS encoding beta-ketoacyl synthase chain length factor gives MIQFDIDQWQAWAPGLTGAGDWANWARAPHDPEDGDAQPDVGFLPAMQRRRMSRLARMVFAVATPLAAGQPPMPLVYASRHGETARTFAILNDLANGEPLSPTQFSLSVHNAIIGLWSIQQQDPSEMTALAAQGDGLEHAVLEASLLLGEGAPAVLVVIAEDQTPELYAPWIDDVSFPYAVALLLKPGRSWQLGLQPAESRLPPPRRPHALELVGALLDGHASLQHQWEGRQWNWQQMH, from the coding sequence GTGATTCAATTCGATATCGATCAATGGCAGGCCTGGGCTCCGGGCCTGACGGGTGCCGGCGACTGGGCGAACTGGGCTCGGGCCCCGCACGACCCGGAAGATGGCGATGCCCAGCCGGACGTCGGCTTTCTGCCTGCCATGCAGCGGCGGCGAATGAGCCGTCTGGCGCGCATGGTGTTCGCCGTGGCCACGCCGCTGGCGGCAGGGCAGCCGCCGATGCCGCTGGTATACGCCTCACGCCACGGCGAAACCGCGCGCACCTTCGCCATCCTCAATGACCTGGCAAACGGCGAACCGCTTTCGCCGACGCAGTTCAGCCTGTCGGTGCACAACGCGATCATCGGGCTCTGGTCGATCCAGCAACAAGACCCCAGCGAGATGACGGCGCTGGCCGCACAAGGCGATGGCCTCGAGCACGCAGTCCTCGAAGCCTCCCTGCTGCTCGGCGAGGGTGCACCGGCAGTGCTGGTGGTGATCGCCGAAGACCAGACGCCTGAGCTGTATGCGCCCTGGATCGACGACGTCAGCTTCCCCTATGCCGTGGCGCTGCTGCTCAAACCGGGCCGCAGCTGGCAGCTGGGCCTCCAACCTGCAGAGAGCCGATTGCCACCGCCCCGTCGACCCCATGCGCTCGAATTGGTCGGCGCATTGCTCGATGGCCACGCCAGCCTTCAACATCAATGGGAGGGACGCCAATGGAACTGGCAGCAAATGCACTGA
- the trxC gene encoding thioredoxin TrxC gives MSDPLIIPCAHCAGLNRIPTDRLAEGPRCGRCKSSVLTDSPFDVNQASFASQIKGDLPLLVDVWASWCGPCRSFAPTFAQAAAQLKGRCRLAKLDSEANPQLSTQLGIRSIPSLILFRNGREIARQSGALPLPQLLAWLAQQGV, from the coding sequence ATGAGCGACCCGTTGATCATTCCTTGTGCGCATTGCGCCGGGCTCAATCGAATCCCTACCGACCGCCTGGCCGAGGGGCCGCGCTGCGGTCGCTGTAAATCCAGCGTACTGACCGACAGCCCCTTCGATGTCAATCAGGCCAGCTTCGCCAGTCAGATCAAGGGCGACCTGCCCTTGCTGGTGGACGTGTGGGCTAGCTGGTGCGGGCCTTGCCGCAGCTTTGCGCCCACCTTCGCCCAGGCTGCGGCCCAGCTGAAGGGGCGCTGTCGGTTGGCCAAGCTGGACAGCGAGGCCAACCCACAACTGTCGACCCAGCTGGGCATTCGCTCGATTCCGAGCCTGATCTTGTTCAGGAACGGCCGAGAAATTGCGCGCCAGAGCGGCGCATTGCCCTTGCCACAGCTCCTGGCCTGGCTTGCGCAGCAGGGCGTGTAA